From the genome of Amylibacter sp. IMCC11727:
TAACGCGTTTAAGTGCCCCAACCACCAAATCCGCCCATTATTCGGCGATGTCTTCTGCCCATAATTCAGGTTTCTCGGTAATGAAACGCTGCATCAAATCCACGCAATCCGCATCATTGGCGACAATGACTTCCACCCCTTTGGAACGCAGGAAATCCTCGTTTCCGCCAAAGTTGGTGTTTTCGCCAATTACAACCCGAGGAATGCCGAATTGCAGAATTGTGCCCGTACACATCATGCAAGGACTGAGCGAAGTATATAGCGTAGTATCGCGATACGTCTTTTGACGCCCGGCCTTGCGCAGTGCGTCCATTTCACCATGCGCAATCGGATCGCCTTTTTGAACGCGTTGATTGCGCCCTTGAGACACGACCGCGCCGCCTCGCGCCAATACGGATCCGATTGGGCAGCCCCCTTCGTTATACCCTGCAAGCGCCTCTTCGTAGGCCACGCGCAGCAACTTGGTGTCTTCTGAGGTCATCATGTCAGGGTCCTTTCGTCAGGATCGGCGCATCATAGTAAGGCAGGTGTTCCACACTCGGATGCCACATTCCTTCTTTTTGCAGCTTGTCCATATGATCGGCAATTTCGTCCAACGTTGCAAACCAAACATCTTTTTCCAGCTTGGTTTTTTCGATCCAAGCTTCCACCTGTTTCCAGCGTGCCAGTCGTCCCGTCAAAAACGGATGGATAATCAGCATAAAGAACCCGCCAGCATCATACTGGGCGTCGAATTCTTCCCAAAAACCCGCCAAACCTTGGGACGGGCCGCGCACTGGCATCATATATCCGATTTCATCGTAATGGGCGAACTGTGGCCAATCATCGGTGCCCCAATGGACCGGCATTTCGTAAAGCGCGCCTTTGGCCGTTTGTACCTGATAGGGGATATCATCTGCCATCATCGAACTGTCGTATCGCATGTTGTGCTCGATCATCAGATCAACCACCTCATCCGTGATGTTATAAACGGGCGCACGATATCCCCGTGGCGCTTGCCCGCAAATCCGCTGATGCACATCTAATGTGCGTTCAAACCACTCTCGCTGGCTGCCACGGGTTTTTATTGGGTCTTCGTGTAAATATCCGTGATGCCCTATCTCATGACCCGCTTTTAGTATTGAGTCCGCCACATCGGGATAGGTTTCCAAGCACCAGCCAGGGATGAAAAATGATTGTTTCAGCTCTAACCGTTTGTATGTGTCGAGTATGCGCGGCAAGGCAACCAATGGCCCATATCGCCCCATAGAAATGGGATACAACCGGTCTCTGCTGTCTTCTGGCTTTGCGATATGGATCAGGCTATCCGCATCCATATCAAACGTGATTGCAACCGCACATTTGGCGCCATTGGGCCAAGGGATTGGGTTTCGGATCACGAGGCCACCTTACATTTCCGCCAGCAAATGGGCGCTTTTTGCATCCCAGCTTAGCCAGATGTCTTGGCTTGGCTGCAAATCAAACTTGGAAAGTTCGCGTTCTTGCATCTGCACTTTAAACTCGTGTCCGCTTTCGTCTTCTAAAAACAGGGTAACCATGGAGCCGACGAATTCTTCGGAAATCAGCTTACACCGCACGATGTTTTCGGCTGTTGGTTTATCCCACGACAAATGCACCAAGTCCGCAGAAATCACAAAGGTCGCATCTTGACCTTGGCTCAGACTCTTCCCTTCAGAATCCAGTGTGAAAACACCAGATGGCGTTTCAATATGCGCGGTTGTATCTGCGATCTTAGACACCGTGCCTGACAGGATGTTATTGCGCCCGACGAACTCTGCGACGAATTGGTTCTGCGGTGCGCGGTAGATGTCTTTGGGAGTTCCAACTTGCGCAATCTCGCCGTTGCCCATGATGACAACACGATCCGCCATTGCAAAAGCCTCTGACTGGGAGTGGGTGACATACACAAAGGTAATGCCCAACTCTTTTTGCAGCTGCACCAATACCGCCTGCATACGAATTACCAAATGCGCATCAAGCGCGGACAAAGGTTCGTCCAACAACAGGATTTTGGGTTCCAGCACCAAAGAGCGAGCCAAGGCCACCCGTTGTTTCTGTCCACCAGAC
Proteins encoded in this window:
- a CDS encoding ABC transporter ATP-binding protein; this translates as MSEPLVVIDKVQKHFGTFVAVKEINLDIYEGEFLAIMGPSGCGKTTTLRMLAGLEAPSIGEIRMNGQVMNDVEPHKRDTPLVWQSLALFPFLTARENVEFGLKMRGVDKEERKKRALVWLEKLGILEFENRNVSTLSGGQKQRVALARSLVLEPKILLLDEPLSALDAHLVIRMQAVLVQLQKELGITFVYVTHSQSEAFAMADRVVIMGNGEIAQVGTPKDIYRAPQNQFVAEFVGRNNILSGTVSKIADTTAHIETPSGVFTLDSEGKSLSQGQDATFVISADLVHLSWDKPTAENIVRCKLISEEFVGSMVTLFLEDESGHEFKVQMQERELSKFDLQPSQDIWLSWDAKSAHLLAEM
- a CDS encoding nucleoside deaminase encodes the protein MTSEDTKLLRVAYEEALAGYNEGGCPIGSVLARGGAVVSQGRNQRVQKGDPIAHGEMDALRKAGRQKTYRDTTLYTSLSPCMMCTGTILQFGIPRVVIGENTNFGGNEDFLRSKGVEVIVANDADCVDLMQRFITEKPELWAEDIAE
- a CDS encoding polysaccharide deacetylase encodes the protein MIRNPIPWPNGAKCAVAITFDMDADSLIHIAKPEDSRDRLYPISMGRYGPLVALPRILDTYKRLELKQSFFIPGWCLETYPDVADSILKAGHEIGHHGYLHEDPIKTRGSQREWFERTLDVHQRICGQAPRGYRAPVYNITDEVVDLMIEHNMRYDSSMMADDIPYQVQTAKGALYEMPVHWGTDDWPQFAHYDEIGYMMPVRGPSQGLAGFWEEFDAQYDAGGFFMLIIHPFLTGRLARWKQVEAWIEKTKLEKDVWFATLDEIADHMDKLQKEGMWHPSVEHLPYYDAPILTKGP